The following are encoded in a window of Gramella sp. MT6 genomic DNA:
- a CDS encoding NAD(P)/FAD-dependent oxidoreductase: MKKYDVFVIGSGMSGMTVANKCASKGLKVGITDELPYGGTCALRGCDPKKVIIGATEVRDFAQRLKGNGIDTVPEVNWEDIMAFKQSFVDAMPPKIEKGYKNKNIDTYHTSAKFVSDNTLQVGDEVIEADKFVIATGAKPRVLGFEGGNLALSSTDFLNLKKLPESLLFIGGGYIAFEFAHIAARAGADVTILHSGEFPLENFDRDIVQHLVEATQNLGIKLVLKTEVSKIKKKEDHYVVVGKSNGKEVNYKTDSVFNSAGRPPAIFDLDLEKAGISFSKKGITVNDYLQSTSNPNIYAAGDSADSKSLPLTPVAVMEGHIVASNIIKGNKKKVNYPPMPSVVFTLPTLASVGLTEAEAKSKQIEYQVNYNHAESWFNAKRLNVKEYAYKTIIDKENQTILGAHLIGPNTEETINLFAMAIKTKMKINELRTMIFTYPTLSSDIPHML; encoded by the coding sequence ATGAAAAAATATGATGTATTTGTAATAGGTTCCGGGATGTCGGGTATGACCGTTGCTAATAAATGTGCCTCCAAAGGCCTTAAGGTGGGCATTACCGATGAACTTCCCTACGGTGGAACCTGTGCCCTAAGAGGCTGTGATCCTAAAAAGGTGATTATAGGAGCAACTGAAGTACGTGATTTTGCGCAAAGGCTTAAAGGAAATGGAATAGATACCGTACCAGAAGTCAATTGGGAAGATATTATGGCTTTTAAGCAATCTTTTGTGGATGCCATGCCTCCTAAAATTGAAAAAGGATATAAGAATAAGAACATAGACACTTATCACACTTCAGCTAAATTTGTATCTGATAACACCTTACAGGTAGGAGATGAAGTTATTGAAGCTGATAAATTCGTAATCGCAACAGGAGCAAAACCCCGGGTACTGGGTTTTGAAGGTGGAAATTTGGCCCTTTCAAGTACAGATTTCCTTAACCTGAAAAAGCTACCTGAATCACTTTTATTTATTGGAGGTGGCTACATTGCCTTTGAATTTGCCCATATCGCTGCGCGGGCCGGTGCCGATGTAACCATATTACATAGTGGAGAATTTCCTTTGGAAAACTTTGATCGTGACATTGTACAACATCTTGTGGAGGCAACCCAAAACCTGGGCATTAAATTGGTTTTGAAAACCGAAGTTTCTAAAATTAAAAAGAAAGAAGACCATTATGTAGTAGTAGGAAAATCAAATGGAAAAGAGGTCAATTATAAGACTGACTCTGTCTTTAACTCGGCCGGTCGTCCTCCCGCCATATTTGATTTAGATTTGGAAAAAGCAGGGATATCTTTTTCAAAAAAAGGAATCACGGTCAACGATTACCTCCAAAGCACCTCTAATCCTAATATTTATGCAGCGGGAGATTCAGCAGATTCTAAAAGCTTGCCCCTTACCCCTGTTGCGGTGATGGAAGGGCATATCGTGGCATCAAACATCATCAAAGGGAACAAGAAAAAAGTTAATTATCCACCAATGCCTTCCGTAGTTTTTACTTTACCTACCCTGGCATCAGTAGGATTAACCGAAGCAGAAGCCAAATCAAAACAGATAGAATATCAGGTCAATTATAACCATGCGGAAAGCTGGTTCAATGCAAAAAGACTGAATGTTAAAGAATATGCTTATAAAACGATTATTGATAAAGAGAATCAGACTATTCTTGGGGCACATTTAATAGGTCCTAACACAGAGGAAACCATCAATTTATTCGCCATGGCGATAAAAACCAAAATGAAAATCAATGAGTTAAGGACGATGATCTTTACGTATCCAACTTTGTCATCGGATATTCCTCATATGCTCTAA
- a CDS encoding GDCCVxC domain-containing (seleno)protein: MKIQLVSTITCPDCGHTKEEEMPTTACQFFYQCENCSQLLKPKEGDCCVYCSYGTVACPPIQEGTNCC; encoded by the coding sequence ATGAAAATACAGCTAGTATCTACCATTACGTGTCCTGATTGCGGACATACGAAAGAAGAAGAAATGCCTACAACCGCCTGTCAGTTTTTTTACCAATGTGAAAATTGCAGTCAATTATTGAAACCAAAGGAAGGTGATTGCTGCGTTTATTGTTCTTATGGTACTGTTGCCTGTCCACCCATTCAGGAAGGAACAAATTGCTGCTAA
- a CDS encoding metal-sensitive transcriptional regulator: MIPRDLSKDIKTRLQSISGQLNGLIKMLDENKDPEKILIQFKAAQKGLDKAHFLLLDEVYRKALAITISETVEACPGNCGNEERIEFIRKQFPDLELNSLTDKMKEVDELKRRLESYISENRPE, from the coding sequence ATGATTCCTAGAGATCTAAGTAAAGATATAAAAACCCGCTTGCAGAGCATCAGCGGCCAGCTTAACGGGCTTATAAAAATGCTGGATGAAAATAAAGATCCAGAAAAGATCCTGATCCAGTTCAAAGCTGCGCAAAAAGGACTGGATAAGGCGCATTTTCTTCTTTTAGATGAAGTGTACCGCAAAGCTCTGGCGATCACAATTTCAGAAACGGTGGAAGCCTGTCCCGGTAATTGCGGTAATGAAGAGCGAATTGAATTCATAAGAAAACAATTCCCTGATCTTGAGCTTAACAGCCTTACCGATAAAATGAAGGAGGTTGATGAACTTAAACGAAGACTAGAATCTTATATTTCTGAAAATAGACCAGAGTAA
- a CDS encoding thioredoxin family protein, producing the protein MKRQVEIFTANCPVCDPVVKMVKELSCDSCEITTYNMVDQCDDKSCLTKMQEYGVKRIPSVAVDGKLLECCTNNEISKEKLIEAGIGKA; encoded by the coding sequence ATGAAAAGACAAGTAGAAATATTTACGGCAAATTGTCCGGTATGCGATCCGGTAGTGAAAATGGTAAAAGAATTATCCTGCGATAGTTGCGAAATTACCACCTATAATATGGTGGACCAATGTGATGATAAATCTTGTTTAACCAAGATGCAGGAATATGGAGTTAAAAGAATCCCCTCGGTGGCAGTTGATGGTAAATTGCTTGAATGCTGTACAAACAATGAGATCAGTAAAGAAAAGCTTATCGAAGCAGGAATAGGAAAAGCTTAA
- a CDS encoding heavy metal-associated domain-containing protein — protein MKRIALIMVVAVFGTISSDAQITKVDQEVFGMDCAPCAYGLERGLKKMDGLEKVRVSLNDGKAYLELSENNSLSLKQIQEEVKKNGFSAKKAEVVIEGKLIKKNNNFQLHTETETYSLSGDLVSELKPGKMKLKGIVQDEEDDDLPSHWKINIIWIF, from the coding sequence ATGAAAAGAATAGCATTAATTATGGTAGTGGCAGTGTTTGGGACCATAAGTTCCGATGCCCAAATCACCAAAGTAGATCAGGAAGTTTTTGGAATGGATTGTGCACCTTGTGCCTATGGCCTTGAACGCGGGCTTAAAAAAATGGATGGGCTGGAAAAGGTAAGGGTGAGTTTAAATGATGGTAAAGCTTATCTTGAACTTTCGGAAAATAATAGTTTAAGTCTTAAACAAATCCAGGAGGAAGTCAAGAAAAATGGTTTTTCCGCCAAAAAAGCTGAAGTAGTCATAGAGGGAAAATTAATTAAGAAGAATAATAATTTTCAACTCCATACTGAAACTGAAACTTACAGTCTTTCTGGCGATCTGGTATCAGAACTAAAACCTGGAAAGATGAAACTTAAAGGAATTGTTCAGGACGAGGAAGATGACGATTTACCCAGTCATTGGAAAATAAATATCATCTGGATTTTTTAG
- a CDS encoding PepSY-associated TM helix domain-containing protein: MKAFSKIVKKIHLFLGLTCGVLASISGLTGSMYVWQPEITAALNQRLLLTESTNTLSEKTLLKTTSELYRSQKDTIAKILLPYREQETVSILYKNSQTLYYHPETGVPLGKKSASIKFFEDLLKIHRTLGIPKIGKYIVGGSAIIFCLFLLTSGLFLWWKKYKSNFKKGVKIKWKRNKKIFNYDVHKSLGIIFFLPLVVMAFSGGYFTYHSYYKDGLKLMDSFMGNIEPKKEILVDTKFNILHLLKTPDNQYALRAIYFPQDGNEEYRFRYIKNRFIKPGLRKTKELKVDQNGKVNYVTSFDSDPISEKIAAQFYPIHIGEMAGMMGRIFVFISGFVPLILFISGLRFYYFRRVR, encoded by the coding sequence TTGAAAGCATTTTCAAAAATAGTTAAGAAAATACATCTTTTTTTAGGATTAACTTGTGGGGTTTTGGCCTCGATTTCAGGACTCACTGGTTCGATGTATGTATGGCAGCCGGAAATAACGGCGGCCTTAAATCAACGCTTACTACTAACGGAATCCACTAATACTCTTTCGGAAAAGACATTATTAAAAACTACCTCAGAACTTTATAGGAGTCAGAAAGATACTATAGCAAAGATACTCCTACCTTATCGAGAGCAGGAGACGGTTTCCATTCTTTATAAGAATAGTCAAACCCTTTATTATCATCCGGAGACGGGAGTACCTTTAGGAAAAAAATCAGCTTCCATAAAATTTTTTGAAGATTTACTGAAGATCCATCGAACTCTTGGAATTCCAAAGATTGGCAAATACATTGTGGGTGGTAGTGCCATTATATTTTGCTTATTTCTTCTTACCTCCGGTTTATTTCTATGGTGGAAAAAGTATAAATCAAATTTTAAAAAGGGAGTCAAAATTAAATGGAAACGAAATAAAAAAATATTTAACTACGATGTACATAAGTCACTTGGAATAATTTTTTTCCTTCCTTTGGTTGTAATGGCTTTTTCTGGTGGATATTTTACTTACCACAGCTACTATAAGGACGGTTTAAAGTTAATGGATAGTTTTATGGGTAATATAGAACCTAAAAAAGAGATCCTAGTAGATACCAAGTTTAATATATTACATTTATTGAAGACTCCAGACAACCAATATGCACTCCGGGCAATTTATTTTCCACAAGACGGAAATGAAGAGTATCGATTTAGATATATTAAAAACCGATTTATAAAACCGGGTCTTAGAAAAACCAAGGAATTAAAAGTAGATCAAAATGGTAAAGTTAATTATGTAACCTCTTTTGACAGTGATCCCATTAGTGAAAAAATAGCAGCACAATTTTATCCGATCCATATTGGAGAAATGGCAGGCATGATGGGGAGAATTTTTGTTTTTATCTCTGGGTTTGTCCCCTTAATATTATTTATTTCTGGTCTCAGATTTTATTATTTTAGAAGGGTAAGATAA
- a CDS encoding TonB-dependent receptor, which yields MKYFTFLALMAFSLSAFSQSGLKGEIKNETNGPMAGASVYIEELQKGTTTNFDGLYKLQEIPPGNWRVAVKMLGYQTIEQMIEVKPDSLTTYNVNLQETYGSLDEVVISASRNPEYLSEIPASVTVVNSEKLREFTKISSNINEILAYTVPGLAVSTGTFSNWGQTLRGRSLLVMVDGIPQSTPLRNGQLGIKSINPNDISRVEVIKGATSIFGNGGNGGFINYITKNPTTSENLSGTTNIWGTSQLSSTEDALGYGVYQSFSGQLNKLSYYVSGSIEHTGNKYDAEGTPLLPTYGFDNTDIYSTYGKLEYLLSSNQKITMNGNLYKSLQDSPFIPVLANIQVFNEEGDYSLEPGYGIEGSIPGQKPTGSELVNGRLKYNLNNIFSGTTDFETDLYYSKAKSIFFYSDKFEGGGQSVINSEKYGLRPNFNTQFSPSGDMNISLIYGLDLLRDKTNQGLLDGRLWVPNIELMGVAPYLQTTLKLDKKWTLKAGLRYDDLKMDIANYNTLPYSPKGDGNFNPSVSVQGGELAFDNLAFNMGVRYIEHQEFIPYISYSQGFSIADLGSILRSARAESIDNIQLEPAVTNNYEFGFISKFNNLRLEAVGYYSTSNLGTGVVFSDELNSFIPSEQPQKIFGGEVAIDYALPSNKLLIGTSYSYVEGLKNPNDDENNLSYVGGDVISAPKLTAYVTWKPTEQFNTSLNVMSLGDRNRFSPFQDGEGNYAFRHTEFPVNGYTLVNLTATYQIKSNIDVFLGINNLLNEYYLPARSQWAAPLRSFTTAGEGANARLGVTYNF from the coding sequence ATTACAAAAAGGAACTACTACAAATTTTGACGGGTTATATAAACTCCAAGAGATTCCCCCTGGAAACTGGAGGGTAGCGGTCAAAATGTTGGGGTACCAAACTATAGAGCAAATGATAGAAGTTAAACCAGATTCCTTAACAACCTATAATGTAAACCTGCAGGAAACATACGGCAGTTTGGATGAAGTGGTAATTTCTGCGAGCCGGAACCCGGAATATCTTTCAGAAATCCCAGCTTCTGTTACGGTGGTGAACTCAGAAAAGCTTCGGGAATTCACTAAAATATCCTCCAATATTAATGAGATTCTAGCATATACAGTGCCCGGTCTTGCTGTAAGTACAGGAACATTTTCGAATTGGGGACAAACATTAAGGGGTAGATCATTACTCGTTATGGTTGATGGAATCCCTCAATCAACACCGCTACGAAACGGACAATTGGGAATTAAAAGTATTAATCCTAACGATATAAGCAGAGTCGAAGTAATCAAAGGAGCTACTTCAATATTTGGAAATGGCGGGAATGGCGGCTTTATCAATTACATCACTAAGAATCCTACCACTTCAGAAAATTTGAGTGGCACTACTAATATTTGGGGAACATCCCAACTTTCAAGTACCGAAGATGCTCTGGGATACGGAGTATACCAATCATTTTCCGGACAACTTAATAAGCTTAGTTACTATGTAAGCGGAAGTATAGAACATACCGGGAATAAATACGATGCGGAGGGCACACCATTACTACCCACCTATGGATTTGATAATACCGATATTTACAGTACGTATGGTAAACTGGAATATCTCCTTTCTTCTAATCAAAAAATAACTATGAACGGGAATCTTTATAAATCCCTTCAGGATTCTCCCTTTATTCCAGTTCTTGCAAATATTCAGGTGTTTAATGAAGAAGGAGACTACTCGTTGGAACCCGGTTATGGTATCGAAGGATCAATTCCTGGACAGAAGCCAACTGGTTCCGAATTGGTAAATGGGAGGTTAAAATATAATCTAAATAATATTTTCTCCGGTACTACAGATTTTGAAACTGATCTATATTATTCCAAAGCCAAAAGTATTTTCTTTTATTCCGATAAATTCGAAGGAGGAGGGCAATCCGTGATCAATTCAGAAAAGTATGGCTTAAGACCTAATTTTAATACTCAGTTCAGCCCGTCTGGCGATATGAATATATCTCTGATCTATGGACTGGATCTTTTACGAGATAAGACTAATCAGGGGCTGTTGGATGGAAGGCTCTGGGTTCCAAATATTGAACTTATGGGTGTAGCACCGTATTTACAAACCACTTTAAAACTAGATAAAAAATGGACGCTTAAAGCTGGATTACGATACGATGATTTGAAAATGGATATTGCCAATTATAATACACTTCCCTATTCACCTAAAGGAGATGGTAACTTTAATCCTTCGGTCTCCGTTCAGGGCGGAGAGCTAGCGTTCGATAATCTGGCATTTAATATGGGAGTCCGGTATATTGAACATCAGGAATTCATTCCCTACATTAGCTATTCCCAGGGTTTCTCCATAGCTGATTTAGGTTCTATTTTAAGATCTGCAAGAGCTGAAAGTATAGACAACATTCAACTGGAGCCCGCGGTTACCAATAATTATGAATTCGGGTTTATTTCAAAATTTAATAATCTTCGTTTAGAGGCGGTAGGATATTACAGCACCTCTAATTTAGGTACTGGTGTTGTATTTAGTGATGAACTAAACTCGTTTATACCTTCTGAACAACCTCAGAAAATATTCGGTGGAGAGGTAGCAATAGATTATGCTCTCCCAAGCAATAAACTACTTATTGGGACTTCTTATTCGTATGTGGAAGGGCTTAAAAACCCAAACGATGATGAAAATAATTTAAGTTATGTTGGTGGTGATGTCATTTCTGCTCCAAAATTAACGGCCTATGTTACCTGGAAGCCAACAGAACAGTTTAATACTTCATTGAATGTTATGAGTTTAGGAGATCGAAACAGGTTTTCTCCTTTTCAGGATGGGGAAGGAAATTATGCTTTTAGGCATACGGAATTTCCTGTAAATGGATATACCCTGGTAAATCTAACGGCCACCTACCAAATTAAAAGTAATATTGATGTTTTCTTGGGTATCAATAACCTTCTTAATGAGTATTATTTACCGGCAAGATCTCAATGGGCGGCGCCATTAAGGTCTTTTACTACAGCTGGGGAGGGAGCGAATGCTCGTCTAGGTGTAACTTATAATTTTTAA